CCCATCTGCTTTTCACACCCCATCGATAAAGGATCGagcaattttttgtttaaatcagtggGGGAAATGCAACCAGGAGACCAACCTCATTGTTCGTAACTATAATAAAACAACAACGAAGTAGCCAATTTGCACAGTTATTTCGAAACGCCAACTAGAATAGTATCTAGTATGCATGCCAACGATGAAGATTCAAGCCATGCATAAAGAAATCAGGGCATGGGATTCCGATTTTTATCAATGAAAGCTTCCATCGCAAACGGCCTCAACACACccaggagcagatcctcagctggggtcaattgccccagctccactgaagtcaaaggaactatgacaatttacaccatttGGGGATCTGCTGAGGCTCTCTGTGTTTCTTCATAGTAAACAGTCTGAGACGGGGGGGGGATAAAACTAAATTAAGTCATTAATAAAACAAGTCACCGTTGTCTTCAAAAGTGTGagctttccccctttcttgggatttTCCCCCATCCATCTTTCCTGTTTAGAACAGCCGTATTAATATTCTGGATTCCTTCAATCTGTATATttcatctttcttttcttcttctaacCCAGTACGTGCGGGGAACAGAGCAATGTAAATTCGGGACTATAACTGTACTGTCCCGTGCTTTGGCTTTCGACAAGGTACCCAGACAGACACTCAAAAGGTTGAGAAGCGAGAGCTAACAAAGTGTTGTGTAAACCCTGCATTAAAGCCTTGCGCTCTCCAGATACCGTGATCTAAAATATTGACTGGCCGCATTGCAACTCTTCGCCTTCGAACTCAGGCTTTCTACGGTTTGCAGCTGAGATGTTGTGAAAAATGCACAGCACCTGCCCTTTTCTGGTAGGGAACTGGGAGGGGAGGACCAAGAGCGGTGTATGTTCCTAAAAAACCAAATGTAAAACAGATTGGCGCtatgttcccccctccccccccaaaacacatctGGGTGAGGGAAAACTTACTGCCTGATCACCAGTAATGAAATCTCAGCAGTGAGGAGTTATACAACACAGTCTCCTCACTTACTTCCCTCTGTATGCGAAGTGTTGGATTGTCAGTACTATGTCAAATATGTGGGGGGTAGGGGGTTTCCAAGTCAGAAGAAGAACTCCAGGATATGCGTGAAATGAGCTACTATCAGCATTTCTCCATATTTACATAGAAGAAGGCTTCCCCCTTGCAGATTACATCACCCCAATAGGACAGACCGCCCAAGAAACCCTTGGCTCCCCCGGAAATGCAGCCCATGCAGCAGAGGTGATGGGAGCGAGCGGTGTGTGTACCAGCACCGCACACTGCGTCTTCTTGTtaatttcttctccctcccttagTTCTGCAAGCCGTTGCCCATCGCACGGGGAACTTGGGAGAGGGGCAGACTGCCCCAGCTGCTCGTGCTGCTGGGACAACCCGCCCTGTGCAGCCCGAACAATAAGGGCCGTGCTCCCAATTATTAACGGGGCTCAGGGCGCAGTGGCAAAGCCCCCCCCGCCAGCGATCGTGTAAACGGGAAGAGCCCGAGCGGGAGGGATGGACGAGGGAGGGGGGTAGATCTCTTGTGAATGGTTTGGAAACataattgggggagggggggaacggAAACGTCCCTATAAAGCTCAGCAAAGTCCCTCCTCTCCACGTCAGGCCGATGACACCGCCGCTGCCCCAAACTTTCCGCCAGCAGGAGCTATAAGAGCCTCCAAGTCTGCAACTTTCTCCCAATCCCAGACACCTCGAAGGGGCTCCAAGGAGGGATCGGGAGGGGTGGGttgtggaggttttttttttttctcctggatCCTGatgccatccccccaccccccgaactgaggtcctcctccctctcctcctcctcctcgcaggCCCGCAAGCCGCGATCTAGGGGGAGCTGGCGGGTTAGGtgcccccctcttctccctgcccccctccgggCCCGCGTCGTGTGTCCCCCCCCAGAGATGATGCAGCAGGACGAATCGAGCTCTCCAGTCTCCCCGGCCGACGACAGCCTGAGCAACAGCGAAGAGGAGCCCGAccggcagcagcagcccagcgGCAAGCGAGGGGGGCGCAAGCGGAGATCCAGCCGGCGCAGCACAGGAGCGGCCGTCGGAGCCGGGGACGAGCCGTGCAGCCCGGCCCAAGGCAAGCGAGGCAAGAAGTCCGGCGCCGGGGGAGGCGGCGGTAGCAGCAGCGGCGGAGGCAGCCCCCAGTCCTACGAGGAGCTGCAGACCCAGCGGGTCATGGCCAACGTGCGGGAGCGCCAGCGCACCCAGTCCCTGAACGAAGCCTTCGCCGCCCTGCGGAAGAtcatccccaccctgccctcgGACAAGCTCAGCAAGATCCAGACCCTCAAGCTGGCGGCCAGGTACATCGACTTCCTCTACCAGGTCTTACAGAGCGACGAGCTGGACTCCAAGATGGCCAGCTGCAGCTATGTGGCCCACGAGCGGCTCAGCTACGCCTTCTCCGTGTGGAGGATGGAGGGCGCCTGGTCCATGTCCGCATCCCACTAGCAGGGAGGggcccccacccgcacccccagGGAAGGAGACCTAGGTAAGGGAGGACGCGGCACGGGGGCGAGCCCATCCCTGCGCGCgtggggctgggaggtgggggggtgggggcggagagcGTGGGGGGATGGAGccgtggggcagagctggggaatatCAGGGCTTGGGCCTGCACCGAGGGAGCCCAACGCTAGTGAGCGGAGAGGGCTCCGCTTGCTGGGTGCCCAGCGGGAGACGTCTGGAAGGGGCCTGCTGTTCAGCCAGTGCCCAGCCAAGCGCCCCCCGGCCAGGCCCCTGGGAGAGGGATCGAGCCGGGCACCAGAACCACTCGGTACATTTGCAACGCGTGGGCGGGTGTAACATACAGACGGCTTcccgtgcgggggggggggggggacgcggTCGCTTCGGCCAACGTTGCATGAGCGAAGGTGGGGGTTCGGATGGTTTCCTgtccttgctctgtgtgtgtgtgtgtgagagagagaaagattatTCGTCCACCAAACCTTCATTGTAAATTCGCTTTTTAAACAGAGGAATCGGTGTCTCTGGTACACTTCCCAGTGTGCGTTTCCCAATTCCTTTCCCCCCTGCTATGgtcccccctaccccacccccaccgccgGGTGCTTTAATTCCTCCTGATTGTTTTGCTGTGGTGGATCACGAGCAGTTGTGTCGCATGCAAAACAGCACAGCTCGCTCGCTCTCTTTTCCCTtctgcatacatttttttttaataaaaagaatcaGTAACAAAcctttcctccccctctctgggTTTTTGCAGATGACATTGTTTCCAAAGAAGGAGAAAATGGACAGTCTAGAGACTCTGAAGTTggataccattttaaaaaaaaaaaaaaaaaaaatatgccaaGGATTTTCTTGGAAATTAGAAGAGCTATATCCAAATTCAAAGCAGGGCGTGGGGAGCacttaaagaaagaaagaggcaaGGGTGCTTGGACAGTGACCACCCAGATAGGCATCTGCACAATCCACACCTCTCTGCATTCTGATAGAAGTCTGAAcagtggtttgggtttttttttaattttgacgAAGAATGttggaatttaattttttttttgcatgcatgCATTCCCAAGAGGTCGGGCCTATGATCCATTGAGAAAAGGAAAATACATTATTGTGGACTTTCGCCGTTCTTGAATGGtcataatgaaaaacaaaacaaacgttAGAGACGAACACTTTTTAGGGGGAAAACAAACTGAGCTCAAACTGTTATACACAAACCTACCCGGTTcctactttttattattattttttcctctgagaaaaaaaataaacattttatttatttattgatgaCCCATGTTAAAATGCAAATAGATCCGGTGTCTAAATGCATTCATATTTTTATGGTTGTTTTGTAAATATCATTGTATATTATTTTtctgcaataaataaatatgattGAAATTTTAAGAACCTTAAAGTTTGGTCTATATGAAAACGCTGGGCTGAAGCTGGAGATAAATACCTGCTTGTAGAGCTGTAAAGACACCCAAGAGAGAGGGGGCACTAATATAAACAAAGGGGGCGAAAAACGCAAATAAACTAGCTACTGGCAGACACCGGCAAGTTATTTATAGAGACAGCTTTATTATTCTACTTTAGTGCTCATTGGACTTTGGGGTCGGAAATTCTCTGTGTCTCTTTATTTTAATCAGAACTCCAAATAATGTTACAATAAGTGAAGAACGGAATTGTTTTAGCCACCGATCTAAAGTAATGGCAttctttttccagaccatttgcCTCCGACATGTAAGCCAGAAAGATGGCATATGCCCCCTGCCATCGCTCTGTGCACAGCAAATTGTATTGATTTAGCTAAAAAAGAGTCGAGGACAGAGAGCGCATCCGTTTTAAAGAGGCCCATAAACAGACAAGGCGAAGGCAAAGAGAGGCTGGAATAAGAAACCAAATGGATATTTGGGTTTTATGAAGAAGGTGTTGTTTTAATATTTGAATTGCAAGGCTTACAAGCCTTATTTTTGGTTGTAAAAAGGGGTGGGATACAATAACCTCACGCTGGTTTCCTTTTCTAACTATAAACAGGAGGGCTTCGCCATTTAGGAAGCATTTTTGTCTCTATTTTTCTCCGCTTTTATGGTTTAAAATCTAATGTAGGGTAAAACTGCAATTGTAAATATCTTCGGGCTTCAATGATCAAAGTAATTGTGGAAGGGGCAGCTATTTAAAATACTAAAAACAGCCAGTCTCTCTAGTATAGTCATCGGTACCATTGTATTTGTATTGTATTCCACCGATTAATATATACAGCTAGCTATagctgttgtttttatttaaagcaaaCCACAAAACTGACAAGCAATGCTtcgtttattttattttgtaaattagAGGTTGTGATCAATATGCTCATACTAACAGGAAAGTGGGCGGTCACTGCTTAGCTCCTAAATAAGACTCTAGATCAAATCGTAGTAACTCACAAAAGGCGTGTGGGTTGCAAACTATAAGTTCCTTTTGCTGAACAGATTCAGTCAATGTCTAGGGTAAATAAGATGGTGTGTTTACTCAAAACAAGTCATGTTTGCTTAGCCCAGGTTGAGTTTACTTTATTGCCTGACTGTTTTTGTTTCCATATCCACATATTACCATATATTGCTGACATAACAGTATTATGAATTTAATATCGTGCATATTTTAGACCAGCGCGCAATGTTTACAGTAGAAAGCCTGCAGCGTTTGTTTATATTAAAGGATTAGCGAGGACTTTGAAAATTGGATTTGGGTTGTGGTGGTCCCAGCACTAAGCATCGGACAGAAGgggggaatttgtgtgtgtgtgctagagagGGATTCGCTATTTTTGGTGGTCCTACAAGTGGATTTCTGACTCTCTCCATCAAGGTCTGATCGCTTGATATTCAGATTTCTTGAAAAGCTCCAGCAATGATGAGAGCCCACCATCAAGGAGAAGGTAATGCTTGTCTCTGCTACCTTTGCTTACGTAAAGAGATGGTGAAAAGAGGAATGTCTTGTACCTTTTGCTGGTTTTCTCTTAGAGAGGGGAAGGCTCACCAGAAAATGTGTTCAGTATCATGACAAATGCTAAAGAATAATTTGTCCTAAATTTGCAAAAGAGAGAAATAGGTAACTAACTGCTGGGTAATTTTGAAGGAAAGGGGAATTTACCGAACAGATTATTATATTACTAAATATAAAAAAGCAGACCAGTGGATAATaacatgggggagaaggggggaagagcaaattctgctcccattttaCTGGTGAAAAATCCAGACTAAATCAGCTGAGTTGGACGTCGTTTGTCCTGATTGACACCATCATAAgtgaatgcagaatttggcccaatctACATCAACTCTTTCCAGCAACTTGCAATACGctgaggaggggcgggggatcAAGTCACTTCCAACATTTTTAATTACTGCATATACTATCCTTACTTGCCTTGTACCTTTCCTAGGAGGAAATTTAATCTGTATTTTGCAGTGATCACTATAAAAAGGTGGCAAATACCATATACCCAATATTTTTATTGTTCCCATTACAAAAGGGGTCTGTTTTATTTGTCTAGTATCAATCgttatctttatttaaaaaaaaataacaggagATGATCCTGATTTAAAACTACAAACGTGACCTTTCCCGTTTGGTACTTTGTTACTGTGTGGCCCCCTACACTTGAGTCAAGAGCTATTAACTCAGATTCAGCCTTATTGAAGAAAAACATGAATTCCTCTTCTGGGAATGTTAAGCACTGCTGCAATCAAAAGCTGACTCTGTCTTTGAAAGTTATGATTTCTGATTGATTCTTTTTGCAAGGCACAAAGCTGGACAGTTTATTTCCAGAACAAAATGTAGCATAGATGAGGTTCCCATGCAGAATGTTCCCATGTTTTGTTACCCTAGCTATGAACACACTAAACGTGTTCTGTTGGCAATCCATGGATAGTTGTGCAGGCTAACAAACCCAATGCCTGTTACAAGGAAAGCCGGGGAACAAGGGGCCGGATCCTGGAACTTTTACTCACGCCTGTAGGCTAATAGAGCGAGGAAAGGTTCCAGGATTCAGGCCCAGATGTATAGCTTGTATCTCTCTGTCCCACGCAACAACCTCACGGCTTTGCAATTTTGAGGTTCAGTTTATTCCATGGAGATTCTTAGGACGCTAACCTCGGCCTTGTGCAAGAGAGTGGAGCATTTTGCACATTCCACGGTTTGGCAAGCTCAGAACTAGCGATTTTCTCTAGTCCAGTATCAAATTCTTCTCAGGCATATGATTTCACTTGAAGTCCTGCCCAGGAATCCTTCAAAGTGAGCGTTTGTCCCGCTCTCATGATGTCAGGCGGTTTtccctgcatctgtaattttaagaaaaacaaacaaacgtgtGGGGGAACAAATGTGACGGAAATCCAAACAAAATTCAGTAGAGAAAAGGGGTTCACCTGCGGTGTGGGTAAACAGCACTGCCCCTGCGTGTGGATAGGGAGGACCTGGCGGGTAAATACAGTGCCGATCCCTCCCACATGGGAACCGCAGTTAGCAACCGATGCTGTAGCTGCGACAAGCTCTCGTTAAAAGGAGACCAATAGATACAGGATAAAAGATTGTAAAAGATGGGGAAGGATCCTGGTCCCTTTGCCGTCAAAGAGCGTCTATGGGGAGCAGGATCGGTCCCTGAACCCTCAGAATGTATCGAAAGAGAACTGTACGGAAACAGAGGCGGAAGCGACTTTGGGGCCATTCTCCAGAGTCCTGTGTGCCCTTGTTCACACGATCAGTCACTTCACCTGCATCCCTGCAAGCTGGGAGCAGACCCCTTGTGAAAAGCGGGCTTTGCCATAAATTAGTATCTTTTGGAAGTCGGGGGGAAATGATCCGAATCAACTGCCATGGGATGCATGTGGCTAAGAGCAAAGAAGGCGCACACATTTAGCTCGCGCCAGAACTTGTTTTATTTGCTGAACAACACACAATCTGCCCGCAGTAAACATTGCACAGGGTGCATTTTACATTAACTTCTGCACCAGTTTCTTTAGACTTCAGTCCGCTTAATGTTCTTAGCAAATCAAAGCACGTGTCCTTTGAAGAAGGTGTGTAATTGGAGTTTAAGGCATGTATGGAATTCCCAGATGTCTATAAAATAAGAAAGAGCATTTGGCAGGTCACTTGAAGGTGGAGCAGGTTAAAATCACTTgcacaaatccccccccccccttgccctgTTTTTAAGAGTCTACCATTTAAAAGGGCCAAGTGATAAGAATTCTGGAAGACTTTGCAAACGTTTAAAAAGTAGGAATAATAAAGAGCTACAAATAGTAACACACGTTTtaaaaacccaaaagaaatagtaaaaTAGTTTGGAACAGCCCAGTGGGAAAACTGCAGTGAGACCTTGCCCTGCCTGTGTCTAATGCCCTCCTTGCTAGGATTATACCGTTTTTATTTCCATCGCTTTGTCGTATATAGTAACCAACACGTCGGTAATGACTTTTATAATGTGATCTGAAACTTAAAGGAACTGAATCAGTTGAACTCGCGCTCTTTGAGAACACCTACAAGAGACTGGGGTTGAGTTTCATTCCCAAACCATCTCGTTGCAAAACAAGTCGAAAACATTATCATTAATAGCGGAATAAAAGTGTCTCGCTTTCGGATTTAGCCGATTAAGCTATCAACACCTGGCCTGCGGAGTGTTTCCTATAAGGAAGAGTGCAGGGAAGATATTAGCATACGCCAGAATTGCAGGGGTGTGTTTTGTTTCGAATTCCGTTATTTGGTCCAGAGCAGAAACCAACGCACAAGGATTGCACTGGGATGGTGTGAGATGTTACCTTTGGTAATCCAAGCAAAAGTTGGAATTGTTGGGGgtcaaagcgggggggggggagcgaaaGTATTGGCACTTTAATATTTTAGGGctaggatttattttattttatttttttattttattttattttttgcactgTGGGGGAAAGCAGCGCACAAAACAGCCGTGGAGGAAAGGGGAGCTTCAGAGGTGGAGGGCTTTTGACATATGAAAAGTTAAGCAGGTACCTGAAAGAGGTTTATTTTGACCAGATGTTGGAGCTTTTAGGAAAACGTCACGTGAAGGGAACAGATGTACAATCGCAAATGGAGCCACGCCTTCTAACTACACGGAAGGAAAATCGAACATAAATCAGTCTTGCCTTTTTCCCCCTTTATAAATGGGCTTTATTTAaacattaatttttgtttgtttgcggAATGGAGGACGCCCATGTGTGATCCAGGGGCCCTCTGTCTGAAGATTAGGAGTCTTTTAAACTCCACCTTCCCTCTCTGTTGTTGTTGGAGTTTGGGgtttggttgtgtgtgtgttattttctctctctccgcccccccccccagcccctttcagAATCGTTTGATCCTGAGAAAAGTATCGGATCTCGGTTGGGAAAaagctgagactaatcaatttttGTTTCGAAGGTGGGTAGCGGCTGATAAGAAGAGTGGAGGAATGCCTCTCCGGACAGAGCCTAaatttcaaactccagggaggaGACTCCAGGCTGGAAGGGAAGACAGGCTGGTATGCTACTTCCAGGCTGCAGAGCTCTGCCCATTCTGTCGCGCGTTTAGCCTGGCTGCCACTGCCTGCGGTCTGCTTGCCAGGAGCAGATAAATATCTGGCGTGAGTGAACGGCAGGTCTGGGACAAAAGAAGTAACGCCACGACTATGCAGGAAATCAAAAGCTGCCCAGAGGTCGACACTTCAGCAGGGCACCATCTTTCTTTGCCACTTGAAAGAAGTTAAAGGACAAATGCACAAATCCTTCGTTCTAGGCAGAATTCTAACGTTAAAAAATCTAGGTATATTTTAGTGTAAAGGAGAAAGTCCTGTTAAACAGGCACTGTCCTGTAATTTCACAGGGCTTATTACATTTTATGGATGGGGGGAAACCGCAGTTTTTCAGTTGTTGTCGCTTTAAAAAGCTAACAACCTGCAAAGCCTAAACGAGGCGTCAATATCAATTCCAGTCCAGGAAAGGAATCATTCCCTAGATGTGTGTGTCTTCCATAGGTCTGGTACAGCCACGGCTTATTCTTTTGGCGAGTTGCAGAAAATGGCAACCAACTGTCCATACTCCTTATTTATTTCTGCACATATATTCATATACTCAGGCGAGTATCCAGAGCGAGTCTATCTTCTGTCTTCTGCATTTGGGGACAGACGCTCTGTATAATGCGGGTCTCTATTAAATAGTTCTTTGGTTGAACTTCGACATCGGGAGTCTACAGAGGTAGTCATAAATGCGCCCAGATTTACTGTGTCTTTTGAAcgataaaaaaaatgtaattgatcACATTAGCTTTAGGGATGACAATTTAGGTATGTATAATACCAGATGAATAGTCTGCTTTGCTATGCACTGTTTATAGTCTATAGCATCAGTCTAAAAATCCCTCGGGATTCTTAATCTAGATTTATTGCCTTTGAGTCCCTCTCACATGATCTCGTAAAAAGTTTTAAGCGAACGCACATAcaagattttgaaaacaaaagattAACTCTGGGGTCTTTCTTCCTTGTTATCCACCTCATAATATAAATGATGCACTTCAATTATGCAGTGACGCGAAAGCCAACTTTCCTTACAATACATTATATACTTGACAAAAATATGGCCgagaagcttttttttcttttgctttttaatttaacaaagaactAAGATCTTTCTTCGTGCGTAGGTACCGTGcactctccctctttctctctcggACTCTGGAGCTATCAAACACGTTTAGTGACAGAGTGATGTGCTGTCTATAAAGGGGTTGTTGATGTAGGAGCTAAATTAGCGTTAATTTCAAACAGGCGGCTAATTCTTCCATGGAACCTCAGCACTTTCAAAATGTGTTGATGTGCTTCAAATTTAATTTCTGTCGATGGAAAATATATCCTTTTCCCACGTGGATAGTTACATGgttaattatttaattttgcGGTTGTGttggctctttctttctttctttctttctttctttctttctttctttctttctttctttcttctttctttctgttttcatGCATCCTGGAGCACCTTTCAACTTTAATTTTTTACACCAATATAAACCAGATCCAAAACAGAGACTTTCCCCACCCACTTCAGATCTAAACTTAAAACATATATCATAGATCAGTTTTCATCCAACGAATTTAGGCATAGTGCTCGACCTGTACTTTCAAAGAGAATCGAAGCTGGAGTCTGCAATATTTAATCCAGTCAGCTATTAAATGTCCTCCGGCTTGAACCAAGAATTTAAACAGGAATCTGTATCGGGCATAATGACAGtaaaagctgggggagggggaggttggattAGGGGGAGCCACAAAAATAAGACAACTTTTGTGCCTTTGATTTGGAAAATCTCTGATTTTAGGAGACCTGTCAGAGTAATAAAGAGAAAACATGAAAGAAAATCCTTTGTTCAAGGATATGGTTTTAATGAAAATTGTCCTATTAATACCTGACAATGCCTGCTTCGGCAACTCCACTTTCTTCCCAGCCCCCAAATTATGATAAAATACGTATTTGGTTTGCCCTCTTCCTCTCTATAAATATTCCGTTCCTTGGAATGCGTGTAACGGTGCGTTTCTCTGATCATTCCCTCATTTCGTTCCCATCAGAAATCCTCCTCTGAGGCCTCGTGTTCCCTCTTCATTACTAGACTCATTTTTCATTTCCAAGGGGCTGCACCTTGAGCTCATCTTGGCGCAGTGTGGGAGTTAGCTCTGTGGCTGAAAGGGGCACTTTAGACCGAGAGGGCATTTTTTCAAACCTGGCAATCAATGTCTAGAGTTACTCTGAAAGATGATTTTAAGAATATGGGGCATTAATAAAATCTAATCAGGCTTCAATGGGAGGGGAATTAAAGGGGGACGTGGGAAAGAGGGTTAGGTTTGGTTTTTATGAAGAATATGTCTGCTCCTGCGGTTAAGACAATTAAAACTCTTTTCTGATCAAAGGGCTGCATAAATCACCAGAAGAAATGGATTGGAAAGAGGCATTTTGTCTGTGTGATTAGGACCCGGGATCAGGCTTTCGTCTGCGCCTTTTGGATACTGCCTTTAACTTACACTGCCCTCAGTGCTTCTCATTTCGAGAGTGGATTTATGGCActggtttttgttgtgtttgtttgtttaaaaaacagcAGCAAGAATGGGAAACCTTCCTGATCACTAGTGATAATAAGACCCTGTGCACAAGGAAGTTttgtgggaaagaaagaaagaaagaacctaAAACTGGCGCTGTTGGCTTTTGGATACAAGATAACAATACTGATAGCCAAGGAAGAAAATACGCAGAAACCTAATTCCCTGGTCCCTTAGAATTAATACCTGCGCCCTGAAATATCTGATATAATTCTTTCTCAGGAGAATAGGGCCATGTATTTGGATTACATTGAACATGTGTAAACCCCTGTGCTGAAGCAGCTTTGTCAGCTTTGTTGACCGCCCCCGCGCCGCCTCCCAACGCACACAACATAGAATAATTTTCTTTTGCCCCATGGAGGGCTTGTTCTGCCCCAGGTCTTTTTGATTCTCCCGGAGGGGTGGAAATCTAAGGTATCTTTAAAACGTGGCTCCTCTGACCGTCAGGGTGGTCTCCTCGCCCAGCTTGTATCTGAGCATAGGGTGGGAGGTGGGCCGAGGGCGAAGCGTATACCTCTGCTGAGTAAACGCGCAGCACCTTCTTACCACCAAGGTCCCTGCAAGGCGAAGGCAAGTTCGCTGCAAGGTCTGTTCTGGGCGTTCGCCGGCTCGTGGCGTTTCCTAGCTGTGGGGTTCTGCGGCTGTAGGTTTCAGGGGGGTAGCCCTATTAGTCTGTAtcaacctccctcccccatctttaCTCAATGCACCCTCTCGATAAGTCGGCCTTTGCATATAATAGGTGTTTATGGCTGGAGGGGATGCTCTTTGATCTAGGCATTTGGAGGTGAACCTCTTAGGGGTCTCAAGGCGTTTGTCTGACTTGAATGCTTCTCAGGGTGATTTATGGCTAAAGGCTCCTTCCTGACACCTCCAGATGCCAAACCTCTTACCTTGCAGGAATCGGGGgcgggtgtgtgtgcgtgtgtttgtgtgaaaACCTGTTTCCAATAGCCAGGGCGAGTGATAGCTGCTCCTTCAGTAGCTGGGCTGGGTTAACAGGAGGGGCACCAGCTCTGCAACAGATCACTAGCAAGAGTGGTCCGAATGGTGTCTTCCAAACATGCACGTGCTTGGTTGGTGTCTCTTCGGTTAACACCCGCGGAACTGAACCTGTCCTCATGGAGCCATGAAAGACGACGGCCCCTTCACGCATAGGGTGACTTTCCCTAACACTGTTctgggcagttcatagccctCTCTGGGGCCTGGTTGTGCATTTATGAGTTGTCTACTTTAAAGAATTCGAACCCCATGATCACATTACCACAGGAGTTCCCAAGCCAGGCAAACCCAGGCGTTCTCTGCCCAGCAATCCCTGAGGCAATCTAGTCAGTGCCAACCTGGGCAAAGGAACTGAAGGGGACCCACATGCATTCAGAAGGCACCAGGCAACATGAGGCATGTAGGAATGCTAGTACTGCACTGGAATCCCAGGAGAAATCGATTGTGGTTGAATTACTGATGACCCACTAGTTTAATAGGTTTGTCCAATTGCAGCGAAATGGGTTAGATGAACATCCACAGTAAAACACTGTAGCAGTCCTGCTCTAATGCACTTCACAAAGACAATGAGCAGCAGCTGCATTCCTTGTTCAGCCCaaattcccattgatatcaatgggagtgaAGCAAGGGAAAAAAACTCACTAAGAGTAAaggacatcagaatctggctcaataTTTGGAAGCTGCATCGGATTTCTTGTAGCGGTGAAAAGGTGGGAGAAGACAGTTGCCACCCACTCCTTGACTTCTCTCAAAGAGGAAGAAATTCTTCCGTCTGAAATGTTATGCATACTACCAACACTGAATAGATCAGAGACAACAAGGAGCCCTGAGTATTGAGAAGAATAGCCCAGGAGGACAGTAATAGCAATATACAGACACTGACAGTTAGGatttgtaataagaaaaggaggacttgtgtggcaccttagagactaaccaatttatttgagcataagctttcg
Above is a window of Caretta caretta isolate rCarCar2 chromosome 2, rCarCar1.hap1, whole genome shotgun sequence DNA encoding:
- the TWIST1 gene encoding twist-related protein 1 codes for the protein MMQQDESSSPVSPADDSLSNSEEEPDRQQQPSGKRGGRKRRSSRRSTGAAVGAGDEPCSPAQGKRGKKSGAGGGGGSSSGGGSPQSYEELQTQRVMANVRERQRTQSLNEAFAALRKIIPTLPSDKLSKIQTLKLAARYIDFLYQVLQSDELDSKMASCSYVAHERLSYAFSVWRMEGAWSMSASH